The following proteins are co-located in the Aquarana catesbeiana isolate 2022-GZ linkage group LG02, ASM4218655v1, whole genome shotgun sequence genome:
- the LOC141129951 gene encoding E3 ubiquitin/ISG15 ligase TRIM25-like: MASAGLSGELKCSICLSIYTNPVMLTCGHNFCEDCIDNALDRQRRSGIYTCPECRNQFKSRPVLQKNLKLSNIVEHYLSSCQSPHREESFCTYGVACQAQTCVHCETSFCCLNLDKHGHSSNPVLSDPASSLKPHKCPDHKELLKYFCIQDSSPLCTRCTMNVKHKGHDLELLSEAGDKKRLRLCDFVKKLTVRTEETENIRCKVENFKKRMLEKAYVMKDRVVDLFGGIREQLNNLENEVLAEINQQEKAISRQCSQEVQRIDTEISALYKRKIQIQQTCKIADHLTLLKQDDFDTDLQPIQVGVDNLDEEMITVTIMSALSRLIEGIPSVKNECGFYIEDSSDLILNVNTADPTIALSYNLKEASGPYYKHRVRPHLPERFYSQQVLSTKKITSGKHYWEIKASEDGDWSVGVTYNSVRKSGYCSQLGKNDKSWCISWSDLWDQLYAEHDDEQEDLFPHLTHELGIYLDYEGGIVAFYALSNPIEHLHTFYHSFTQPLHLGMYADMGTAIKICR; the protein is encoded by the coding sequence ATGGCATCAGCTGGCTTATCAGGAGAACTGAAGTGCTCTATCTGCCTCAGCATCTACACAAATCCTGTAATGCTAACCTGTGGCCATAACTTCTGTGAGGACTGCATTGATAATGCCTTGGATAGACAAAGGAGATCTGGGATTTACACTTGTCCTGAATGCAGAAACCAGTTTAAAAGTCGCCCTGTGTTGCAGAAGAACCTAAAGCTGAGCAATATTGTGGAACATTATCTTTCTAGCTGTCAGAGTCCTCATAGAGAAGAGTCTTTTTGTACATATGGTGTAGCTTGCCAAGCTCAAACTTGTGTACACTGTGAAACCTCCTTTTGCTGCCTCAATCTGGACAAACATGGGCACTCTTCCAATCCTGTATTAAGTGATCCCGCTTCTTCTCTAAAGCCCCATAAATGTCCTGACCATAAAGAACTGCTAAAATATTTTTGTATTCAAGATTCTTCTCCTCTGTGTACTAGGTGCACCATGAATGTCAAACATAAAGGTCATGATCTAGAGCTGCTAAGTGAAGCAGGTGACAAAAAGAGACTGAGATTGTGTGATTTTGTAAAAAAACTGACAGTGAGAACTGAGGAGACTGAAAATATTCGCTGCAAAGTGGAAAACTTCAAGAAACGCATGCTAGAAAAAGCATATGTAATGAAAGACAGGGTTGTTGATCTCTTTGGTGGCATTCGAGAACAACTAAATAACCTCGAAAATGAAGTTCTAGCTGAGATTAACCAGCAGGAAAAGGCGATTTCTAGGCAATGTTCCCAAGAAGTCCAGAGGATTGATACAGAAATAAGTGCACTATATAAGAGAAAAATCCAAATTCAACAGACTTGTAAAATTGCAGATCACTTAACTCTTCTGAAACAAGATGATTTTGATACTGATTTGCAGCCAATTCAAGTTGGTGTTGACAATTTGGATGAGGAGATGATCACTGTGACCATAATGAGTGCTCTCTCTAGACTAATAGAAGGAATTCCTTCTGTGAAGAATGAATGTGGATTTTATATAGAAGATTCCTCTGATCTGATACTGAATGTGAATACGGCAGACCCTACCATTGCTCTTTCCTATAACTTGAAAGAAGCATCAGGCCCTTACTACAAACATAGAGTGCGACCTCATCTTCCAGAAAGATTCTATAGTCAGCAGGTTCTAAGCACCAAAAAGATCACTTCAGGTAAACATTACTGGGAAATAAAAGCTAGTGAAGATGGTGACTGGTCTGTAGGTGTGACCTATAACAGTGTCCGGAAAAGTGGATATTGTTCCCAGCTGGGCAAAAATGATAAATCCTGGTGCATAAGCTGGAGCGATTTATGGGATCAACTTTATGCAGAACATGATGATGAACAAGAAGATTTATTTCCTCATTTGACACATGAACTTGGTATATATTTGGATTATGAAGGTGGGATTGTGGCTTTTTATGCGCTCTCTAACCCAATTGAACACTTGCACACATTCTATCATTCTTTTACACAGCCCCTTCACCTTGGTATGTATGCAGATATGGGCACAGCCATCAAAATTTGCAGATAA